The stretch of DNA GAGCTGGATCCATAAACACATACACAAGACCCAATAGTATGCTGTGCAGTTTGTCAGGTTGACGGCATAACGAGGGACGAAGGTCGGTGTCTCTCAAGTCCAAACAAAACCCATAATCCAGCCACATATTTGATGGCATTGCTTTGTTGACGTATGAACTTAAAATATTAAACTATCATCTACTGAGTGTTGATTAAATAGAAGTCATCACAACCAAGGTTAGAAAGCCCATGTCATGCAGATGCAGTGTTAAAGAGCATAGTTACAAAAGATGAAGGCTACAAGAATTTTCTACTGACAATTTAACATTGGGCAATATACTATTTCCCCATGAATTATCATGAATTTCTGCCACCATAATTGTCAAGCACGCTTACGCCTCAGACCAAATAGCTGCAGAAATAAGATGAAAATTGAAGCATTGGTCATATCTACAATCTAGAGCGAATACAATGGAAGTGCTCCAAAGAAGTATGGGCAGAGGATATCGGCAACTGTGTCAGGAGGAGCAGCTAAGATTATACTGTCTACTATATGCAAGAGAAAATTTACCTGAAAGGGGCATTGCAGAATCCATCCAATGATTGGAATCTGATATAGGAAGGCTTGGATAGGAGCCCCGTAACCACTGCCAAACAAAAGCAAAGTCAGtatcaaccaagaaatgaatattaGAGAAATGGTTTGATGTAGGTGATGACCTGAAGAGGACAAAAGATCCATACAGTTCCAGGATTATACCAGCAACAGGCCATCTGACAAATAGAAGAAAGAGACCAAGGAAGAAAGGTACAGATCCCTGCAGAAAAAATAGCATGCCCTATTTAACACATGGAACTGGGAGAGACACCAATGTGGTCAGCATTCCACTGATAAATGAACAAGACAAATAAAGAGCACCACGATATTGCATTGAATGAACGAGACTAATAAAGAGCAACATGATATTGCATTGAAAGGACAAGACTAATAAAGAGCAAGATGATATTGTACTGTCGCCGAGAACATTCAAATTTTGCTCGATGAATATAGTTGTCTGAAAGAATGTGATCTGTTATGTACACATGCAAGAAAAGAAATCTAACTTCAGTAAGCAACGGATAAATAATAATATAATGTAGCATCACACTTTACCCGATTACAATTTTAAGTATGAAGAAGCAGAAGGATAGCGCCATGTATCTATCCAAATGTTGAGTACCTTAATGTTTGCCTTCTTTGTAAATAGCTGCCACATAGATTGCCAACCGAGAAGAAGGCCTACTCCAGTCAAGAAGAAAATCTTGAAGAAACAGGATAGAAAAGAATAAGGTGACACTATGATCTCATTTGATAAGGAGCAACGAAACTGAAGAAGGTTTGGTGTATTGTTGTATCATACATTACCCAGAGCCAACAAACCCCTGTCGAAGAAAAGGATAACACCTAGGAACGAGAACAGGATGCCAAAGCCCACCAGACCTATGCCAATTTCTACATTGAAATATGATCATTAATACTCAACTTACATGTGAAAAGAGGAAAATACatgatatcagaaaataggaacagGTGCCACGCTTATGTAACATGAACTTGATAATCATCGCATATACTATATAATGGCTCCTTTTTTTCAATGCAATTATATTTGCTGTTCTTAAAGCCCTTATGCAAGGTGTAACTTCAATCTGAGCTCGGGCTCACATAAAGCTAGCTAATTAGAACAATTCTCGTGCTCCAAATATTTATAAGACAACTAAGACATATAGATAACCGAGTATTATGTGCATTTGCTAGCATTATTGGTCCATCCTTTTAGGCACAGTTTGCGGTTGGTGAACTATATTGCACTCAAATTGTTTTACAGCTTGTTGCAATAAAACAGCCATAAAAGCAGTAATAGGTTGACTAACAAAATGTTAAATAGGCAAAACCTGGTTAGGCAAAAGGGATTACAATCCACCAACAATGCCAAATACCGTGTTGGTGCAGAACAACAATTGATCTCATTTTTTTATGAAACTTTTCAGATACATAGTTTATTCTAACATGTACATGTCAGAATTTGTTACAaactttttgaaacttcaaaacacaCCGGCCAAACATTTCGAAATAACAAGAGCACATGTGCCCAGGAGAAGAAAATATGCGTCATTTCTCCATAGTTTATTCTAACATGTACATTTCAGTTTGGTTCAAATTTTTAATAAATTCAACGTGAGAAACATTGAGACGTATCTGAGTGAAAGGGTGTGCTAGAAAAAAGAACTGacaatatttttattttattaaacCCTTGCAGTCCatacaccccctcttcctcccaagTCATGTAACCACCTCTGAAACTGGCACTAAAAGTTCGCCACATTTGCCCaccaaagcaaaaaaaaaaaaggggcaacctggtgcatgtagctcccgcttgcgcagggtccagggaagggtccgaccactttgggtctatagtacgcagcctttccctacatttctgtaagaggctgtttccaggacttgaacccatgacctcatggtcacaaggcagcagctttaccactgcgccaaggctccccttcccaCCAAAGCAAAACCACCAATAAAAAAATGACATACACAGTTAAGTGATTTGGCGTTAAGGATAATGCAGGGGTTAATATGTAGTTCTCAGTTCTGGGGGTTTAATGGACTTACCCCAAAGATCAGGAATTATCTGGATAGTTTTCTAACAATAATGAAGTGGTCATATAACACTCAGTTTTGCCGTAAATAGGACAGAAAATTGTCAAAATACTATTGAAGACATCCAACAGTCAAGATGCCATTGCAAAGAGGGTAATTGCCAAACTACCTCGCAACGAGGTGGTAAGTGTCCTCTTGCAATTGCTAGCAACAATTTTATTCCAAAATGCACTACTAAACTCAAGGTGGAAATGTCAAGATGAGGTCAAAAGAACACCTCCAAGTTTTAAGATAATCCTGAAAAATCCTAGATGCACATTATAGCATGAAGAGTGAAGCTACAAATGCGTTCATGTGTACACTAAAAAAACAGGGTGGTTGGTCTAAAACATTAACTGTACATGTATGCAGCTTCCTTTAAACATCAATACACACATAAATTGGTGACTGTGGACCCAAAAATGTATAGCTACGAATTTTTCTAGAACATTCAAAATTTGGAAATATGCCCTTCGAATTTCGTAAGAGCAGTACGTATGAATGGTCATTTAACATTGGTATCCATTAGGTCTTCCAGAGTTGTAAAGACATACTATTACACACATTGGCAACAGTACTTTTACAATTTCCATTTCAATGATATTTCCTATTTTGAGAATTACACCTAAAAGGAAGGGAACACGGTAGATGTACCCGGTTTATTGAATGTCAAACTAAGAGCATGATTGGTTTGCTGCCAATATTTGGCTAGCCAAATGTTGGCAATACCAAGACTTATTGGCAACTTTATGTGAGATACGCAAGGCAACTCGGTAACCAACCAATTAGTGGCCAATATTTGGCACAATGCCAAACAtggcatgccaatttttggcaCCAAACCAATTATGCCATAAATCAAGTAAGTGCTTTGGTCACTTGCAGTGAGTATTAGTCCTAAATGAGAGCAGAACTTTACTTTTGATCTCACTGATCTCGTAGGCCATTGCACCAGAGCCTGAAGATATTAATACAGTTTCAGTTCACTAGTCCACCAAGGCACCAACTGAGCCTACAAAATTTCAAATACGCATACATCAAGAAGGGTCCAGATTTCAAACCTTCCAAAGAAATATAACCATTAATCAAAGAAAGGAAATTTGGTATGGTTTAACTCCAAAGTCACCACATTAGCAGAGCACCAAAATACCCATCTCGAAAAACCCAACTACAAATGCTCACTATAAAAAACGTTTCTTCAAACTCTTTTTACTCTTCCTTTTGAGCTAGGGATATTCCACTCGGAATAAGGGCGGTTTCACAAGGGCTGTGTGTGCCTTCCTGAGGAGATGTTGGACCACAAAAAGACAAAGAAGctaaggccttgttcggttgcATTGGGTTTGAGGGGGATTAAATGAGATTGTGAGGGATTAAATCCCCTGTAAGTCATATTCCTCCCCAATCCCCTTCAAACCTCTCCAATCCCTAAATGtgtttatcaaattcatccaaccttGCCAACAGTTAAGTCACCATGACAACAAACTTAACTGCACATTTTCCAAAAGTATTAAGGCAGAAAATTTTGGTGATATTTTTCTTAACTGGCACTTAAGCAGATCTATGGTGGTACTATTTCACAAAAAAAAGTCAAATACAAACAGAAAAGATATTATACAATAACTATATTATTTCTGAGTTAATGCTCCTAACAGGTACCAACAATCTATCACAACTTGTGATGGAGGGGAACAACAAAATAGGTCCATATCAGAAAGTGAGGATATACAATGAGCAATCCACACCTGCACATAGATCACTTAGTACCAACATTTATTTCTACATTTGGAAGAAATGCAGTGCTGGTTTGCAGGAAATTGAGGTGTTTAGAACAGTAGCACAGCGGCGCTGATGCCTAGAGTACCTGATGCATTAAATTTAAACAAATATGGAAATAACGCAAGTTCCATAGCCTAAGGATCCCTACCCCTTCAGACCCAAATTTATAATATTCCCAAACTTGTGAAGAAACAAGAGTGCGGCGTTTGTGTGCTCGAGCTCCATGGTGCCCTTCTtttctgaaaaaaaaatcaaaaatcgtATTTCAAagtttcaaaaattctgaaaaaaaaaaaTACACGTTCATATGGATGTATACTATATGTGTGCAAAATTTAATGAGAAAATACATTAACACGCGAGCTACACAATAAAGGGAAACTCATTGATTTTTTTATAGTGAACACACACACACTGTTCACTGTTTTCAAAATCACAACTCTGTCATTTTTGTGTAGCTCACTTGTCGCTTCTTAACGTATTTCATCATGAAAATTTACATAAATGCAGTATACATCCATATAACAATGTGGATATTTTTCAGAATTTGTTGAAACTTCAAAATAcgttttttgaatttttcaaaaaaaaaatcgggTTCCATGGAGCCTGAGCACTAAAAGGCATTTCTGCAGAAACAATTGCTATATAAAAAAATACCATCTGCTACAGAAAACTATGGGAATCACACAAGACAAATAACTTGCAGTAACAAACTCCAAGAGGAGCAGAGTTTAACGACCAATCTTCACAGATATAAGATCAACTAAGTGTCAACTAATCTCCATGTCCAGGCTTCCGATGCAGTCACTAGCTTCTTGCAGGAGAGCGAGCTACCGGAGAGTGATTCTGCCACAGCAAATAGCTAGGCACTGGTCTGGCATATTACCACAGATCTATTTCTCTAGAACATATATACAATCAAATCAGAAGAGCTACAGGCATTTTACTTGGAAAAGTTACACCTATATGCCAGGTCAGTAGACGCTGAGCCAGATGATTAAGTCACCACAAAAGTGGCAGATATTAGGTGCCGCGCCTCTGTCCATGGTTCCCCATTTCCAACCCACTGCCGCACAACACAGCGCGCGGCTGTGGGCTTGCCTGGGTGAGTACCGAGGAGCTCGCTTATACGGCGCCAAAACCGCGAAGGGAAGTGGCAGCTCGGATGGTTAGAAACTTCGATGGGGTGGAAACGGCGTTGCCGGCGCGTAACGAGACCGAGACACGTGGTGCGAGGGATTGTCCCCAACACGACCACTCGTAGCACGGGCAAGAAGAAGCACACCGCCCGCGGTGGCGGAAATCTCGGCGCGCATGGAGGGAATGGATCGGCTGCGGGGAGGAAGCAACTAGGGGACTGGGATTAGGGTTTATTACCTACCGATGAAGCACGGATCTCACACGGTGTCGCTGTGGTAGACTGGGATGGGGGTGGGGGTAGGAGATCGCGCGGCGTCCCGGCGTGCGACAGTTATGAGAGGGAACGGCGTCCCCGCGCGGTTGCCACCGGTCGCCGGCTCCGATGGTGACCGGAAGAATGTCCAGGGACGAAGAGAACTGAGAGGTAAAGCGTtttgaaaagaaaaagggaaaagcttTAGCTCAAGGGAGCAACTCCAACAGCTCCGGTAAAAATAGTTTTagtttttttctagggaaaatcaTGCCGCTTTATTTAACCAAAGTTAGGAATCTCGTCTGAAATTACATCTAAGATAAAGTCTGGTGGTGAGCCCACCCAAATCTCTTCTCCCCTACCCCTACTTTTGCTAGCTTATGAGCGGCTACATTCCCGGAACGATGAATCCATGACACCTTGGACTCCTCCATAGACCGCAACATCTCCTTTATCTCCTCCACCCAAGGCCCGACAGCAGCCAGATTCTTCTGCGGGTCGTTGAGCATCCTGACCAGAGCCAGACAATCAAGCTCGACATGCACCCGCCTGAAGTTTAGATCATTCGCCATTCAAACAGCCTGTCTGCAGGCCAACACCTCAACCATCTCAGGATCGGCAATGTTTGGAAAGAAGTGGCACAGCCCTGCTCGGAACGCCGCTTGGTGATCGCGAATGACCGCCCCTCCTCCTCCTTTCTCCCCATACCTGGAGACCGCGCCGTCGGAATTGATCTTTACCCATCCAGCAGCCGGTGGTACCCAGCGCTGAACAGTCTTTGGCTCCGATTGTGACGCCCTCATCTCGTGAGATGGTCTCCACTCTGTGACCTGCACAGTAGTTGTTATTTCATGTGGCGGTGTGATCCTTCGCCCGTTCCTTGTCTCGTTGCGCGCCACCATAGGCTATAGGCCGCCTGAAGCATCACCTCCCTCTCGTCACCACTCGCCCGAGCAAACCAGTCAAGTAGCCAAGATGCTATGGCTCGCCGAGTCTCCGTATATTTCGGTGGTTCCTCCAAAACCAGCCTGACCTGTGCTCTCAACATCTCCCAAAACATGACTgaatgttggcagccccaaaatctatgtatgatggtctcttctcgggcgCACACAACACAAAAAACGCCCGGCTTGATCCAACGACAATGGAGTTCTGAACCCACAGCGAGCCCATTGCGGATCATGCGCCACATGTGAATTTTAACCTTGCCCGGCACACTCGTATCCCACAACGCCAAATATCCTTTATGCATAGCCACCGAGCTTGAGGACGCCGGCTGTCCGGTCCTCGCCCTGTTCAGAGACATTCGCAGATGGTATGCCGACCTAACTGTGAATACCCCATTACGCGTAAAGTTCCATGCCAGAAAATCATCAGCCTCCGGTCCCCCAATAGCGATTTGCTTCACGTCCCCCTCATCCTCCATAGTGAACATTTGATCCACCAGCTGCTCGTTCCAAGACATACCATCGGGGTTGAGTAAGTGTGCCACCTTGGTTATGCCATGCATGTAAACTTGCCCCAGAGGTTTAGTGCTCCCGCTCCTTGGTATCCACGAGTCATGATGGATGTTAATATTGACACCCGAGCCAACTCTCCATATCAGGCCTTCCCTCAGTAAATCCCGACCATGCAAAATGCTCCTGAAGGTGAAAGAGCCCGAAGCAGGACAGGAAGCGGACAAGATTGAGTCATCTTTAAAATACCTCGCTTTAAGCACTCTAGCGCATAGAGAAGTTGGGACTTGAAGGATACGCCATGCTTGTTTCGCCAACAACGCTTGGTTGAAAGCCTCGGGTTCACGAAACCCCATGCCCCATCCCTCTTACTCGCACACATCTTCTGCCAAGCGACCCAATGGACCCTTCTCTCACCATTCGTTGCACCCCACCAGAATTTGGACGAGATTGAAGTCAGGTTTCGGTACATCTTCTTCGATAGGTGAAAACAACTCATGGTGTAGGtcagttgtaacgccctcgatgcggctatatctcccacatgtcgaagcacgacttagaggcataaccgcattgaaagaaatgtcgcaagtgaggtaatcttcgcaaacaacccatgtaatacaataagggaaaagatacatagttggcttacactcgccacgtcacacaatgcataaatatcattacattcatccaattacactcaaggtccgactacggaaccaaaatgaagataaaccccaaatgcaacatagcccctgatcgccccaactgggcaccactactgatcatctgggaaagacacgtagtaacgatgagagtcttcatcgaactcccacttgagcttaaacgcatCACCTGGAGcgatatcatcggtccctgcatctggttttggaagtaatctgtgagtcacggggactcggcaatctcacaccctcgcgatcaagactatttaagcttataggtaaggtaaaggtatgatgtggagctgcagcaagcgactagcatatatggtggctaacatcgcaaatgagagcgagaagagaaggcaatagCACGGTcgaaacaactatgatcaagaagtgatcctagaacaacctacgtcaagcattactccaacaccgtgttcacttcccggactccgccgagaagagaccatcacggttacacacgcggttgatgcattttaattaagttaagtttcaggttatctacaaccagacattaacaaattcccatctgcccataaccgcgggcacaactttcaaaagatcaaatccctgcaggggagtcccaacttagcccatcacaagctctcacggtcaacgaaggatattccttctcccaagacaatccgatcagactcggcatcccggttacaagacatctcgataatggtaaaacaagtccagcaacaccgcccgaatgtgccgacaaatcccgacaggagctgcacatatctcgttctcagggcacactcagatgaacactacgtacaactaaaaccaaccctcaagttaccccgaggtggcgctgcaagtggctctgttttggaccaacactcagaggagcactggcctagggggtttaataaagatgacccttgggcttcggaaacccaagggaaaaagaggctaggtggcaaatggtaaaaccaatgttgggcattgctggaggagttttattcaaggcgaactgtcaaggggttcccattataacccaaccgtgtaaggaatgcaaaatcggggaacataacaccgatatgacggaaactagggcggcaagagtggaacaaaacaccaggcataaggtcgagccttccaccctttaccaagtatataggtgcattaatataaacaagataatattatgatatcccaacaataaacatgttccaacaaggaacggtctccaaacttcacctgcaactagcaacgctataagaggggctgagcaaagcggtaacatatccaaacaacggtttgctaggacaaggtgggttagaggtttgacatggcaatatgggaggcatgataagcaagtggtaggtatcgtagcataggcatagcaaaagagcgagcatctagcaagcaaagatagaagtgatttcgagggtatggtcatcttgcctgcaaagttctcagagttgacttgatcctcgtaagcgtacttaactggctccaacatgacaacaaaatacatggcagggatccactcatgatgcttgacaaaagatgaacacggaGCTactgctaattcactcaatagcaggttcaaacaagcatggcaaaagtgcaaatgataacaggttacagacttagtgaaaataacaacaagtcaggaatttaacatcaggaagcaatgtttagagcacgaaaactacatgctacaggaacatatcatggcaaaacaaggcatggtatgaagctactcaaagcatacaacaaaagtaccttagtgaccatgagccaaaaggaatcagaaaatacaattgcaagcatgtgaacatagcaattatcgttaatagattcagacttactgaaaaactggagcatgcaaaacagataacgagtaggcatgtttacgagctcgatgcactcactaagaggcattgcatgacaaactaagcatacacccagcaaatagacatggcatagaagctagacatggcaagaacaacatcataacatgcacggatcaactacaacaagcttggcaaaattgcaaaacatgttaacaatctgccaggaacattttatagcaaaagtagagctcgattgactcaagctagggtgctccataaatgcaaacaaagacatgtatggatagagcaccacaatatctacaaaacatccttactgatcatgctcaaaagaggcacggatcactaggaaacaacatgaacatatggcataaaaattacagcaggaccaagacttagaatatttctaagtccctgaaatcagcaacattaggtaagctactttgcatgcttttgctagtcaccacaaagatcacaaaaatacatggcatatacccctgtaaagataacatggcatacttcaaaacacatgtagagctcaggatcatagcatgcacacattaatcatggcaaaaatgacaaaagtgcatttgctgaaacagatctgaaactaacaCCACATAGCCCACTTCCAACAGCAttccgggcatcaagatgagctcagatgagaatgatgcaatgagatgaaatgatgtactcgtcgatatgaacattttgatatgctacacgcacgaatcggagccacggtgatgaagttatgatgcgatgaaaatgccCAAAAATACTGGGGACTTAGTGGAAATATACCCTCTgagaagtcaacccgggacgggacGGTGCGGGACGACGAGATCCGGGACGGAGGGAGGCGTTTGGATGGagggtgtggtggatctggtccaccttcTTCTCCGGATCCGGCCGGCGAGGGACGAACTCCGTCGAGGTCGAAGACGAGGCGGCGCACGCCGGCGCGGCTGCCGAAGCATGCAGCGGCGAGAAGAGGCGGCAGGGAGGCTCGGTCGCCGAGGCGCGGTGGAGGAGGCCCGCGGCGCGGCGGAAGCAAGATTGGGCGGCGAGCCTCGCCGGCGAGAGGTCTTGGCGGTTGAGTAACAGGGAGCTCGGGACCCGGCGACGTTGAGCCTGGGCGGCGGCGCACTCAGGCGCACGGGAGGCGAGGAGCAGAGGCGCGGCTCGGGTGGCTTGGGCCCGGAGGGCCAGATCCGGGTCCACGGGCCTGGCACGGGGGGAGGGGAGCTTGCGGGCCAGGTGGCGCGCCGTGAGTGGCTCGGGGCGGCGGTGCAGGTGACATGGCGTGCTCTGATTGGTGGaggtgaggtggcggcggcggtggacatgtccggcgacggaatggacatgtccggcggcacgagaggagcgaggctagggtttgatctgcgcggaaaattcggaggagagcacatatttataggtagagggagctaggagagtccaaatgaggtgtggttttcggccacgcgatcgtgatcgaacgaccgagatgatggagggggtttaggtgggttttgggccactttggagagggttttgggctgcaacccacacgaggccttttcggtccctcagttaaccgttggagtatcaaacgaagtccagatgGCACGAAacatggcaggcggtctaccggtagtaaaccaaggccgcatgacaagtctcggtccaatccgaaaacgtttaacacacacacacacaaggaaggaggtagaaaggggcaccggaggacataggagagccggaatgcaaaacggacaacggggaaaatgctcgaatggatgagacgaacacatatgcaaatgcaatgcacatgatgacatgatatgagatgcatcacAAAGACGAAAACACACGAAgaaaaaaacccgacaacgaggaaatagaataacttagagccggaaacggcaagagttggaatacaaataaggtagttacatccggggtgttacaacactccaccactacgaaaggatctcgtcccgagatctagaatggcaccggagggaaaacggaagagaaagagaagaggtaaaactaagttgcttctttgaccaatgagtgaaaccaaagaaccttgagaggttgaacaacttggagaaagaatacaatggagatgaacaaaattgaaaacactctgttataaaagaggaacaaggaagaacaaattcgtatagcactccggttgaaaagagatgcaagacttggtaggatgaaaaggacttgaggagagggcacaacactccagttaaatggataaacacgaaaagaacacgatcctgacaaaacaagaagatgggttgaagagagcaacctcacaatgccttcggaagaaagaaatagaagatagataattgaaagaaaaggatggagaagaaaatgccaacttctgccacaattggGCTTGGATAACActcttccaagaaggttagaacggagttgttgaaaaaaaaaacaacgaaacaaataagtttgtagtgggcttatggaaaacttctcgaaataatgaggtgaaattctgccaccaatggaaacaatagattggattgatatgaacaaggagaccagaaaatatttcaccgggaggatagatgaagaactaggatcatatattatcaccattaatagcaacaatccttagggaaagctttaggtgaaatataaccccaaATAACTCCAATGACAAGATTGATGGATTTCAAATATTTCATTCTTggcaacttttgaatcatgaaacatgaagggaaattgtcaagaaagacataacaccatctcaaaagataagttaGAAAGAATTGcacctcggaatgcaagatgaagaatacttgagctcctctgaaaagaatctcgatgaaaatttCGAGAAGAAATtacatcctttatgaaccatcatgcagagcctccatgaagaactccggtaataaagaaTGATCAACCGAGAggaaaagagaagttgaaaacgcaaggtgaatccttgcaatgattggaTGAAGCTTTGCGATGAGATAAAGTGGAAACTCGTAACACCGGAATAAAAGATaaggcatctcgaaccgagaatgtgatatgatggaccactccggaataaggaattgaatttactcaatgaaacaaaaataagaattacataatgcttatccttcaccaattaaattgatgacaatcaatggatttgacatattacttattctcgtagaaagggttaagatagatatagcgtcaattTGAGAAAGGTCTTcagcgaaccaccggtagaatttgaaaaaatgaaagaattgatatgataacccaggaagagatcttgaatgaaccaccgtaagaattgaaaatgaatgaagtaaaggggtgaatcaccggtaagaattagcaaatgaatggagatacatgagagagtttagatacgagagaacgaagagatcatgaactgattagagaatatacttgaatgatgcaccggttagtttggagaatgataactgaaagctgagaattaataaacctgaattgacggactccggataatcaaactgagaagactcttgaattgctccggataggtgaaaagaattctcacaaccaaaacaattatgagaggatggcctcaaactagaaccacgaatctctgagagaacggataagatatggaggtaaaactcttcttcgatcttcaaatgttgagaatgacgacgagagacaccaccaagaattattgaggcacactggaatgaagaatggaaaggttgagccaacgatgaaaagaat from Triticum dicoccoides isolate Atlit2015 ecotype Zavitan chromosome 6A, WEW_v2.0, whole genome shotgun sequence encodes:
- the LOC119317030 gene encoding vesicle transport protein GOT1-like; its protein translation is MAYEISEIKKIGIGLVGFGILFSFLGVILFFDRGLLALGNIFFLTGVGLLLGWQSMWQLFTKKANIKGSVPFFLGLFLLFVRWPVAGIILELYGSFVLFSGYGAPIQAFLYQIPIIGWILQCPFQLFGLRRKRA